One window of Ralstonia pickettii DTP0602 genomic DNA carries:
- a CDS encoding cytochrome O ubiquinol oxidase (K02299: cyoC; cytochrome o ubiquinol oxidase subunit III [EC:1.10.3.-]) encodes MSTQVLDRIPAQAGASAHADAHGHDHAHHDTSANTVYGFWIYLMSDCIIFAGLFAAFAVLRGEVAGGPSGKELFELNYVLVETFILLFSSITYGMAMISLQNRSLSRVQVWLGITFLLGLAFMAMEINEFHHLIAEGAGPGRSAFLSSFFTLVGTHGLHVASGMLWMIVLMWQLARKGITPTLVKRLTCLSLFWHFLDVVWIGVFTVVYLMGAV; translated from the coding sequence ATGTCGACTCAAGTCCTAGACCGCATCCCCGCGCAGGCCGGCGCCTCGGCTCACGCCGACGCCCATGGCCATGACCATGCGCACCACGATACCAGTGCCAATACGGTGTATGGCTTCTGGATCTACCTGATGAGCGACTGCATCATCTTCGCCGGACTGTTCGCGGCCTTCGCCGTGCTGCGCGGCGAAGTGGCAGGCGGCCCGTCGGGCAAGGAGCTGTTCGAGCTCAACTACGTGCTGGTGGAGACCTTCATCCTGCTGTTCTCCTCGATCACGTACGGCATGGCGATGATCTCGCTGCAGAACCGCAGCCTGAGCCGCGTGCAGGTGTGGCTCGGCATCACGTTCCTGCTGGGTCTGGCCTTCATGGCGATGGAAATCAACGAGTTCCACCACCTGATCGCCGAAGGCGCCGGCCCGGGCCGCAGCGCGTTCCTGTCGTCGTTCTTCACGCTGGTCGGCACCCACGGCCTGCACGTCGCCAGCGGCATGCTGTGGATGATCGTGCTGATGTGGCAACTGGCCAGGAAGGGCATCACCCCAACGCTGGTCAAGCGCCTGACTTGCCTGTCGCTGTTCTGGCACTTCCTGGACGTGGTCTGGATCGGCGTCTTTACCGTGGTCTACCTGATGGGAGCAGTGTGA
- a CDS encoding cytochrome O ubiquinol oxidase (K02300: cyoD; cytochrome o ubiquinol oxidase operon protein cyoD): MAQHNAPAAHGAHDSHAHASHDTHASFKSYAIGFILAVILTVIPFKLVMGGTMDKGTILWIILGMAAVQILVHLKYFLHLDSSSEQRSNVVALLFTVLVLVIVLAGSLWIMHNLNTNMMVM, translated from the coding sequence ATGGCACAACACAACGCACCGGCGGCGCATGGCGCCCACGACTCGCACGCGCATGCCTCGCATGACACCCATGCCAGCTTCAAGTCGTACGCGATCGGCTTTATCCTGGCCGTGATCCTGACCGTGATCCCGTTCAAGCTCGTGATGGGCGGGACCATGGACAAGGGCACCATCCTCTGGATCATCCTGGGCATGGCCGCGGTCCAGATCCTGGTCCACCTGAAGTACTTCCTGCACCTGGACTCGTCGTCCGAGCAGCGCAGCAACGTGGTCGCGCTGCTGTTCACGGTGCTGGTGCTGGTGATCGTGCTGGCGGGTTCGCTGTGGATCATGCACAACCTGAATACCAACATGATGGTGATGTAA
- a CDS encoding branched-chain amino acid ABC transporter substrate-binding protein (K11959: urtA; urea transport system substrate-binding protein) has translation MQRRDMLKLSAIAAAAMIGISPLAMAQSKEPIKVGILHSLSGTMAISETSLKDVALMTIDEINKSGGVLGRKLEPVVVDPASNWPLFAEKARQLVSKDKVAVTFGCWTSVSRKSVLPVYEELNSLLFYPVQYEGEEMSKNVFYTGAAPNQQAIPAVEYLMSKEGGGAKRFYLLGTDYVYPRTTNKILRAFLKSKGVADKDIEEVYTPFGHSDYQTIVANIKKFSQGGKTAVISTINGDSNVPFYKELGNAGLKAKDVPVVAFSVGEEELRGIDTKPLVGHLAAWNYFMSVKNPENDAFRKQWAAWVKANNLPGGDKRVTNDPMEATYVGIKMWAQAVKKAGSTDADKVRAAMYGQTFKAPDGFTLTMGENHHLYKPVMIGEVKGDGQFSVVWKTPKAVRAQPWSPFITGNEGKPDKVM, from the coding sequence ATGCAACGACGTGACATGCTGAAGCTGTCGGCCATCGCCGCCGCGGCAATGATCGGTATCAGCCCGCTGGCCATGGCGCAGTCCAAGGAACCGATCAAGGTCGGTATCCTGCACTCGCTGTCCGGCACGATGGCCATCTCGGAAACGTCGCTGAAAGACGTGGCCCTGATGACCATCGACGAGATCAACAAGAGCGGCGGCGTGCTCGGCCGCAAGCTCGAGCCGGTGGTGGTGGACCCGGCCTCCAACTGGCCGCTGTTCGCGGAGAAGGCGCGCCAGCTGGTCAGCAAGGACAAGGTTGCGGTGACCTTCGGCTGCTGGACCTCCGTGTCGCGCAAGTCGGTGCTCCCGGTCTATGAGGAACTGAACTCGCTGCTGTTCTACCCGGTGCAGTATGAAGGCGAGGAAATGTCCAAGAACGTCTTCTACACCGGCGCGGCGCCCAACCAGCAGGCGATCCCGGCGGTGGAATACCTGATGAGCAAGGAAGGTGGCGGCGCCAAGCGCTTCTACTTGCTGGGCACTGACTACGTCTACCCGCGCACCACCAACAAGATCCTGCGCGCCTTCCTGAAGAGCAAGGGCGTTGCCGACAAGGACATCGAAGAGGTCTACACGCCGTTTGGCCACAGCGACTACCAGACCATCGTCGCCAATATCAAGAAGTTCTCGCAGGGCGGCAAGACCGCGGTGATCTCGACCATCAACGGCGACTCCAACGTGCCGTTCTACAAGGAACTGGGCAACGCCGGCCTGAAGGCCAAGGACGTGCCGGTGGTGGCGTTCTCGGTGGGTGAGGAGGAACTGCGCGGCATCGACACCAAGCCGCTGGTTGGCCACCTGGCCGCGTGGAACTACTTCATGTCGGTCAAGAACCCCGAGAACGACGCCTTCCGCAAGCAGTGGGCGGCGTGGGTCAAGGCCAACAACCTGCCGGGCGGCGACAAGCGCGTGACCAACGACCCGATGGAAGCCACCTACGTGGGCATCAAGATGTGGGCGCAGGCCGTGAAGAAGGCCGGGTCCACCGACGCCGACAAGGTGCGTGCGGCGATGTACGGCCAGACCTTCAAGGCGCCGGACGGCTTCACGCTGACCATGGGCGAGAACCACCACCTGTACAAGCCAGTGATGATCGGCGAAGTGAAGGGCGATGGCCAGTTCTCGGTGGTGTGGAAGACGCCGAAGGCGGTGCGCGCGCAGCCGTGGAGCCCGTTTATCACGGGTAATGAAGGCAAGCCGGACAAGGTGATGTAA
- a CDS encoding urea ABC transporter permease (K11960: urtB; urea transport system permease protein) → MRQHLPINAMPWLRAMLAALLLAAAPWAAALTQADLKPLVEDDFDAKTAALTALAKAPPEQAGPILKALQDDALQYAPSVGMVRQDGDKTVDAITGKPVSVKTDELESLTLNNSLRALVDSAASSLLLQSPDIAVRAQAVATLRAQPESASRPAVEAARKNEADAGLRASLDVIWANLVLAEPADPAAHDARLEAIRILGNDSNPQSRQKLAPLVERDSAGNYREPDADVRLAAQQALDTLRSDQRRAELIGNLFAGLSLGSVLLLAALGLAITYGLIGVINMAHGEFLMIGAYATYVVQSLFRAYAPGAFDWYLPAALPASFLAAAVVGFVLERLVLRHLYGRPLETLLATFGVSLLLMQAVRTLFGAQNVEVANPAWMSGGVEWMPGLVIPYNRIVIILFALAVVAVAWAVLNRTRLGLFVRATTQNRTMAACVGVRTWKVDSYAFAFGAGIAGLGGCALSQIGNVGPDLGQAYIIDSFMVVVLGGVGQLAGTIVGAFGLGIINKFIEPFYGAVLAKILVLVLIVLFIQKRPQGLFALKGRSAEA, encoded by the coding sequence ATGCGCCAACACCTCCCGATAAACGCGATGCCGTGGCTGCGCGCCATGCTGGCAGCGCTGCTGCTGGCCGCGGCGCCGTGGGCCGCGGCGCTGACGCAGGCTGACCTGAAGCCGCTGGTCGAAGACGATTTCGACGCCAAGACCGCCGCGCTGACCGCGCTGGCGAAGGCACCGCCCGAGCAGGCCGGCCCGATCCTGAAAGCCTTGCAGGACGATGCGCTGCAATACGCACCATCGGTCGGCATGGTGCGGCAGGACGGCGACAAGACCGTCGATGCGATCACCGGCAAACCAGTCTCGGTGAAGACCGACGAACTGGAATCGCTGACCCTGAACAACAGCTTGCGTGCACTGGTCGACAGCGCCGCCAGCAGCCTGCTGCTGCAGTCGCCCGACATCGCGGTGCGCGCGCAGGCGGTCGCCACGCTGCGCGCCCAGCCGGAAAGCGCCTCGCGCCCCGCGGTCGAAGCCGCGCGCAAGAACGAGGCCGATGCCGGCCTGCGCGCCAGCCTCGACGTGATCTGGGCCAACCTGGTGCTGGCCGAGCCGGCCGATCCTGCTGCGCATGACGCGCGGCTCGAGGCGATCCGTATCCTCGGCAACGACAGCAATCCGCAGAGCCGCCAGAAGCTGGCGCCGCTGGTGGAGCGCGACAGCGCCGGCAACTACCGCGAGCCCGACGCCGACGTTCGCCTGGCCGCCCAGCAGGCGCTGGACACGCTGCGCAGCGACCAACGCCGCGCCGAGCTGATTGGCAACCTGTTCGCCGGGCTGAGCCTGGGCAGCGTGCTGCTGCTGGCTGCGCTCGGGCTGGCCATCACCTATGGCCTGATCGGCGTCATCAACATGGCGCACGGCGAGTTCCTGATGATCGGCGCCTATGCCACCTACGTGGTGCAGTCGCTGTTCCGTGCCTACGCTCCGGGTGCGTTCGACTGGTACCTGCCGGCGGCGCTGCCGGCGTCGTTCCTGGCGGCGGCGGTGGTGGGCTTCGTGCTCGAGCGGCTGGTGCTGCGCCACCTGTACGGCCGTCCGCTGGAAACGCTGCTGGCCACCTTCGGCGTGAGCCTGCTGCTGATGCAGGCGGTGCGCACGCTGTTCGGCGCGCAGAACGTCGAAGTGGCCAACCCGGCCTGGATGAGCGGCGGCGTCGAATGGATGCCTGGGCTGGTGATCCCGTACAACCGCATCGTCATCATCCTGTTTGCGCTGGCCGTGGTGGCGGTGGCGTGGGCGGTGCTGAACCGTACGCGGCTCGGGCTGTTCGTGCGCGCCACCACGCAGAACCGCACCATGGCTGCCTGCGTCGGCGTGCGTACGTGGAAGGTGGATAGCTATGCCTTTGCCTTCGGCGCCGGCATCGCCGGGCTGGGTGGCTGCGCGCTGTCGCAGATCGGCAATGTCGGTCCTGACCTAGGCCAGGCTTACATCATCGACTCGTTCATGGTGGTGGTGCTGGGCGGGGTGGGGCAACTGGCGGGGACCATCGTCGGCGCGTTCGGACTGGGCATCATCAACAAGTTCATCGAGCCGTTCTACGGCGCGGTGCTGGCCAAGATCCTTGTCCTGGTGCTGATCGTGCTCTTCATCCAGAAGCGGCCGCAGGGACTTTTCGCGCTCAAGGGGCGCAGCGCGGAGGCATGA
- a CDS encoding amino acid ABC transporter permease (K11961: urtC; urea transport system permease protein), with product MQRFQSNSPATPFRLAVPERQSLFSRRGWMMLVAVTVIVGIGVPVCALVLPEGHPLHLSAYALTLVGKIMCFALAAIALDLVWGYCGILSLGHGLFFALGGYAMGMYLMRSIGREGVYKSDLPDFMVFLDWKELPWFWHGTEHLGFALLLVVLVPGVLAWLFGFFAFRSRIKGVYLSIITQAMTYAAMLLFFRNETGFGGNNGFTDFKRIAGFAIAAPQTRTVLFVLTFLALLAGFVACRYIVTSKLGRVVTAVRDAEMRVMFSGYNPLGYKLFVWTFSAVLCGIAGALYVPQVGIINPGEMSPGNSIEMAVWVAVGGRGTLIGPVIGAFLVNGAKTVFTAHFAEYWLFLLGAMFVLVTLYLPDGVTGLWNRLRERRAAAAPPAPEPVSAPAVAARTGGEA from the coding sequence ATGCAGCGATTCCAATCGAATTCTCCCGCCACGCCGTTCCGGCTGGCGGTGCCAGAGCGCCAGTCGCTATTCTCGCGGCGCGGCTGGATGATGCTGGTGGCGGTCACGGTGATCGTCGGCATCGGCGTGCCGGTATGCGCGCTGGTGCTGCCGGAGGGCCATCCGCTGCACCTGTCGGCGTATGCGCTGACGCTGGTCGGCAAGATCATGTGCTTTGCGCTGGCGGCGATCGCGCTGGACCTGGTGTGGGGCTACTGCGGCATCCTGAGCCTGGGCCACGGGCTGTTCTTCGCGCTCGGCGGCTATGCCATGGGCATGTACCTGATGCGTTCGATCGGGCGCGAGGGCGTGTACAAGAGCGACCTGCCGGACTTCATGGTGTTCCTCGACTGGAAGGAGTTGCCGTGGTTCTGGCATGGCACTGAGCATCTGGGCTTCGCGCTGTTGCTGGTGGTGCTGGTGCCGGGCGTGCTGGCGTGGCTGTTCGGCTTCTTTGCCTTCCGCTCGCGCATCAAGGGCGTGTACCTGTCGATCATCACGCAGGCAATGACGTATGCAGCGATGCTGCTGTTCTTCCGCAACGAGACCGGCTTTGGCGGCAACAACGGCTTTACCGACTTCAAACGCATCGCGGGCTTTGCCATCGCCGCGCCGCAAACGCGTACGGTGCTGTTCGTGCTGACCTTCCTGGCGCTGCTGGCCGGGTTTGTCGCCTGCCGCTATATCGTTACCTCGAAGCTCGGCCGCGTTGTCACCGCGGTGCGCGATGCCGAGATGCGCGTGATGTTCTCCGGCTACAACCCGCTCGGCTACAAGCTGTTCGTGTGGACCTTCTCCGCTGTGCTGTGCGGCATCGCAGGTGCGTTGTATGTGCCGCAGGTCGGCATCATCAACCCCGGCGAGATGTCGCCCGGCAACTCGATCGAAATGGCCGTCTGGGTAGCCGTGGGCGGGCGCGGCACGCTGATCGGGCCGGTGATCGGCGCCTTCCTGGTCAATGGCGCCAAGACCGTCTTCACGGCCCACTTTGCCGAGTACTGGCTGTTCCTGTTGGGCGCGATGTTCGTGCTGGTGACGCTGTACTTGCCCGACGGCGTGACCGGCTTGTGGAATCGCCTGCGCGAGCGACGCGCGGCTGCTGCGCCGCCTGCACCAGAACCTGTTTCCGCGCCTGCCGTGGCGGCCCGCACCGGAGGTGAAGCATGA
- a CDS encoding urea ABC transporter ATP-binding protein (K11962: urtD; urea transport system ATP-binding protein): MNAALEHGQAESGDATGLGRIVEPGTIDVSHGPILYLEDLTVQFDGFRALNKLTLSIDHGELRCVIGPNGAGKTTMMDVITGKTGPRNANVSGRVFLGQTIDLMRMTEPRIAQVGIGRKFQKPTVFEQHAVWENLELAMKADKRWWSSLRARLTGEGHRRIEETLALTGLEDEAYRPAGLLSHGQKQRLEIGMLLMQQPQLLLLDEPVAGMTDEETMQLAALLNGLRGSCSMMVVEHDMEFVAALAGDAGKVTVLAEGSVLAEGTLDSVKRDDRVIESYLGR; the protein is encoded by the coding sequence ATGAACGCCGCACTCGAACATGGCCAGGCGGAAAGCGGCGACGCCACCGGCCTGGGCCGGATCGTCGAGCCCGGCACCATCGATGTGTCGCACGGCCCGATCCTGTACCTGGAAGACCTGACAGTCCAGTTCGACGGCTTCCGCGCGCTCAACAAGCTGACACTGTCGATCGACCACGGCGAACTGCGCTGCGTGATCGGCCCCAACGGCGCCGGCAAGACCACGATGATGGACGTCATCACCGGCAAGACCGGCCCGCGCAACGCCAATGTCAGCGGCCGCGTGTTCCTCGGCCAGACCATCGACCTGATGCGCATGACCGAGCCGCGCATTGCCCAGGTCGGCATCGGCCGCAAGTTCCAGAAGCCTACCGTGTTCGAGCAGCACGCGGTGTGGGAGAACCTGGAGCTGGCGATGAAGGCCGACAAGCGCTGGTGGTCTTCGCTGCGCGCGCGCCTGACGGGGGAGGGGCACCGCCGCATCGAGGAGACGCTGGCGCTGACCGGGCTGGAGGACGAGGCCTACCGGCCCGCCGGCCTGCTGTCGCACGGGCAGAAGCAGCGGCTGGAGATCGGCATGCTGCTGATGCAGCAGCCACAGCTGCTGTTGCTCGACGAGCCGGTGGCAGGCATGACCGATGAGGAAACGATGCAGCTCGCGGCGCTGCTCAACGGCCTGCGCGGCAGCTGCTCGATGATGGTGGTGGAGCACGACATGGAGTTCGTTGCCGCGCTGGCTGGCGATGCCGGCAAGGTCACGGTGCTGGCAGAGGGCAGCGTGCTGGCCGAAGGCACGCTCGACAGCGTCAAGCGCGACGATCGCGTGATCGAATCCTACCTGGGAAGATAA
- a CDS encoding ABC transporter (K11963: urtE; urea transport system ATP-binding protein): MLQVNALNQFYGGSHILRNVSFDVPAGKLTTLLGRNGVGKSTLLKCLMGVVPTRSGSIQWEGKALEKKPPYERVSAGLAYVPQGREIFPRLTVEENLLIGAASRARPSGVPDRIYQLFPVLRTMRLRRGGDLSGGQQQQLAIGRALMSEPGLLILDEPTEGIQPSIIQDIGRALRLLVDEFGMTVLLVEQYYEFARHIADHYVVMSRGEVVARGAGASMEQDGVRELIAV; the protein is encoded by the coding sequence ATGCTGCAGGTCAATGCACTGAACCAGTTCTATGGCGGCAGCCATATCCTGCGCAACGTCAGCTTCGACGTGCCCGCCGGCAAGCTGACCACGCTGCTGGGCCGCAACGGCGTGGGCAAGAGCACATTGCTCAAGTGCCTGATGGGCGTGGTGCCGACGCGCAGCGGCAGCATCCAGTGGGAGGGCAAGGCGCTGGAGAAGAAGCCGCCCTACGAGCGCGTCTCGGCCGGGCTGGCCTACGTGCCGCAGGGCCGAGAGATCTTCCCGCGCCTGACCGTGGAAGAAAACCTGCTGATCGGCGCTGCCAGCCGCGCGCGTCCGTCCGGCGTGCCGGACCGGATCTACCAGCTCTTTCCCGTACTGCGCACCATGCGCCTGCGCCGCGGCGGCGACCTGTCGGGCGGCCAGCAGCAGCAACTGGCGATCGGCCGCGCGCTGATGAGCGAGCCGGGTTTGCTGATCCTGGACGAGCCTACAGAAGGCATCCAGCCGTCCATCATCCAGGACATCGGCCGCGCGCTGCGGCTGCTGGTCGACGAGTTCGGCATGACGGTCCTGCTGGTCGAGCAGTACTACGAGTTCGCGCGCCATATCGCCGACCACTATGTGGTGATGAGCCGCGGCGAGGTGGTGGCGCGCGGCGCCGGCGCCAGCATGGAGCAGGACGGCGTGCGGGAGCTGATCGCCGTGTAA
- a CDS encoding urease accessory protein UreD (K03190: ureD, ureH; urease accessory protein), with amino-acid sequence MRHPDFPSSLAVPAAWQATLRLRFAQRGERTALIERRHQGPLLVQKPLYPEGGICHVVILHPPAGVAGGDSLEIDVTVEAGAHAVLATPGATKWYKSLGREAAQYVRLTVGPGARLDWLPQENIVFDDARARISTVLEVAPGGSAIGWDAVVLGRQASGEQWARGALWLDTRIGAGERALWIEQSHFEAASPLRTGVAGLDGLNVLGTLWAVGKSATQELAEMLADRLPYTPELRAGVTCLAANGQSMLLLRVLGRQMEAVRHVMVDSWQALREPIHGVVARPLRLWAT; translated from the coding sequence ATGCGTCATCCCGATTTCCCTTCGTCCCTCGCCGTGCCCGCCGCATGGCAGGCAACGCTGCGGCTGCGCTTTGCGCAACGCGGCGAACGCACCGCGCTGATTGAGCGGCGCCACCAGGGGCCGCTGCTGGTGCAGAAGCCGCTGTATCCCGAGGGCGGGATCTGCCACGTCGTCATCCTGCACCCGCCGGCGGGCGTGGCGGGCGGGGACAGCCTGGAAATCGACGTGACGGTGGAGGCGGGCGCGCATGCTGTGCTGGCCACACCGGGTGCGACCAAGTGGTACAAGTCGCTCGGCCGCGAGGCGGCGCAGTATGTGCGCCTCACCGTCGGGCCGGGCGCGCGGCTGGACTGGCTGCCGCAGGAGAACATCGTCTTTGACGATGCCCGCGCGCGCATTTCGACGGTGCTCGAGGTGGCGCCCGGCGGCAGCGCGATCGGCTGGGATGCTGTGGTGCTGGGGCGGCAGGCGTCGGGCGAGCAGTGGGCTCGCGGCGCGCTGTGGCTGGATACCCGGATCGGCGCGGGCGAGCGTGCGCTGTGGATCGAACAATCGCATTTCGAGGCGGCCTCGCCGCTGCGTACAGGGGTGGCCGGGCTCGACGGCCTGAACGTGCTGGGCACGCTGTGGGCAGTGGGCAAGAGCGCCACGCAGGAGCTGGCTGAAATGCTTGCCGACCGACTGCCTTATACGCCGGAGCTGCGCGCCGGTGTGACCTGCCTCGCAGCCAACGGGCAATCGATGCTGCTGTTGCGCGTGCTCGGCCGGCAGATGGAAGCCGTGCGCCACGTCATGGTGGATAGCTGGCAGGCACTGCGCGAGCCGATTCACGGTGTGGTCGCGCGGCCGCTGCGCCTGTGGGCAACATAA
- the ureA gene encoding urease subunit gamma (UreA, with UreB and UreC catalyzes the hydrolysis of urea into ammonia and carbon dioxide; nickel metalloenzyme; accessory proteins UreD, UreE, UreF, and UreG are necessary for assembly of the metallocenter~K01430: ureA; urease subunit gamma [EC:3.5.1.5]), whose translation MELTPREKDKLLIFTAALLAERRKARGLKLNYPEAVALITAAIMEGARDGRTVAELMHEGTTVLSRDDVMDGVAEMIPEIQVEATFPDGTKLVTVHHPIV comes from the coding sequence ATGGAACTGACGCCGCGAGAGAAAGACAAGCTGCTGATCTTCACCGCCGCGCTGCTGGCTGAACGGCGCAAGGCACGCGGACTCAAGCTGAACTACCCGGAGGCGGTGGCGCTGATCACCGCCGCCATCATGGAAGGCGCGCGCGACGGCCGCACCGTGGCCGAGCTGATGCACGAGGGCACCACGGTGCTGAGCCGCGACGACGTGATGGACGGCGTGGCCGAGATGATCCCCGAGATCCAGGTCGAAGCGACTTTCCCTGACGGCACCAAGCTGGTGACCGTGCACCATCCCATCGTCTGA
- a CDS encoding urease accessory protein UreJ (K03192: ureJ; urease accessory protein): MNRTACLRLALGTALTVAASAALAHPGHDAATVGASLWAGLAHPFTGADHLLAMAAVGVWSALIARSASDTMRLPLAFVALMLVGAALGLSGVALPAVEPMIAASLLVIGLLVALRAKLPAWAGTLLVGGFAVFHGYAHGAELPGTAGALPAVLAYVGGFAVSTMALHLLGIGAGTLLRRRAGWLARLAGAGVALYGAGLLVA; this comes from the coding sequence ATGAATCGTACCGCCTGCCTGCGCCTTGCCCTGGGCACTGCCCTGACCGTTGCCGCCAGCGCCGCGCTGGCGCATCCTGGCCATGATGCCGCCACTGTCGGCGCCAGCCTGTGGGCCGGCCTGGCGCATCCCTTCACCGGTGCCGACCACTTGCTGGCGATGGCGGCGGTGGGTGTGTGGAGCGCGCTGATCGCGCGCTCGGCATCCGACACGATGCGCCTGCCGCTGGCTTTCGTCGCGCTGATGCTGGTAGGTGCTGCGCTGGGGCTGTCCGGGGTGGCGTTGCCGGCGGTCGAGCCGATGATCGCTGCCTCGTTGCTGGTGATCGGCCTGCTGGTGGCTCTGCGTGCCAAGCTGCCGGCGTGGGCTGGCACGCTGCTGGTCGGCGGTTTCGCCGTGTTTCATGGCTATGCGCACGGCGCCGAGTTGCCAGGCACCGCGGGCGCACTGCCGGCCGTGCTGGCTTATGTTGGCGGCTTTGCTGTGTCGACCATGGCGCTGCACCTGCTCGGTATCGGCGCCGGCACGCTGCTGCGCCGCCGCGCCGGCTGGCTGGCGCGCCTGGCGGGCGCCGGCGTGGCGCTGTACGGCGCCGGCCTGCTGGTCGCCTGA
- the ureB gene encoding urease subunit beta (ureases catalyze the hydrolysis of urea into ammonia and carbon dioxide; in Helicobacter pylori and Yersinia enterocolitica the ammonia released plays a key role in bacterial survival by neutralizing acids when colonizing the gastric mucosa; the holoenzyme is composed of 3 UreC (alpha) and 3 UreAB (gamma/beta); in Brucella suis the urease encoded by this operon (one of two urease-encoding operons found in its genome) is involved with urease activity, optimum growth, resistance to low-pH killing in-vitro and persistence in-vivo, while the other operon does not seem to be active~K01429: ureB; urease subunit beta [EC:3.5.1.5]), whose amino-acid sequence MIPGELMPADGEIELNAGRATVSVTVANTGDRPIQVGSHFHFYETNIALAFDREATRGFRLNIAAGTAVRFEPGQTRTVELVALDGDRIVFGFNGKIMGAL is encoded by the coding sequence ATGATCCCCGGTGAACTGATGCCCGCCGACGGCGAGATCGAACTCAACGCCGGCCGCGCCACGGTCAGCGTGACGGTGGCCAATACCGGCGACCGTCCGATCCAGGTCGGCTCGCACTTCCACTTCTACGAGACCAACATCGCGCTCGCGTTCGACCGCGAGGCCACCCGCGGCTTCCGGCTGAATATCGCGGCCGGCACTGCGGTGCGCTTCGAGCCCGGCCAGACCCGAACCGTCGAACTGGTGGCGCTGGATGGCGACCGCATCGTCTTCGGCTTCAACGGCAAGATCATGGGAGCGCTGTGA